Genomic segment of Leishmania panamensis strain MHOM/PA/94/PSC-1 chromosome 20 sequence:
AGACAGgcagaaggagaagcacaaacGAGAAACATCGCGGCCCTTGAAAGCATTGCTGTGCTCAGATGAAGAGAAAGCTTAGCTGGTCGGCCAGGCACAGCTGCCCCTGATGGGTACCaagggagggcgaggagcgCGTACGGGTTAAGCACAGAGGCGCAAAAAGAAATAAAGACTGGGGACACGTACATACATacgggagagggggggatgggaGGGGAGACAACGGCGGTGCATTACCCATCTACCGGGTGGCCACCAGCAGGCAACGCCCCTGGCAGCATGTTTCTGTCTGTTGTGGGACAGGCTGCACCTTAGGGTCAGTATGGGAAGAGCAGTCGCAGGTGcccacacaccaacacacccACGACACGAGTCCAGGTGGACGTGTAATAACGTGGAGGCAgttgtgggggggggggggtagtggCCTGAGGATGGAGatcaaagaagagaaaaggaaaaagaggggaagtgCGAGAGGCACTCAAGCTGCCGAAGAGGGAGCACTGCTGcgtcacgcacacacagacgcctCAGAGACATGCAAGCAGAGCTTCACTTAGCACGTCCCGCCCACCGTCCATGTCCGCCGTgtgggcgctgctgcgtgactCCTCACGGGTCTCTTTTGGGTATTTAACCTGCAGCGGGCTCGCTGCTCACTGCTGTCGGTTACCTGATCAAGGATGCTCCTAcccgccttttcctccttccccctcctcatcgcctTCAATTCTGCTTCTATGCGTGTTGCTTTGCACTCCGCGGTTTATTCAAAGACAACAGGTTCCTCGTGCTTCAATAGGCGGCGCTCCTCGCACCCCATCGCGTCACCGAGAGGTTGACCAGAGGACTTGGGTGGCAAATTCTTTCTAGTAATGTTGTTCTGCCAACTCGAGTCGAGGGTCGCATTGTATGTCTGCGGTGCATCCTTGGCGTGCTTAGAaggagcacctgcagcgtgGGGGCCTGGCACATCCTGGTACAGCAGGCGCCGCGCGTTTTGAAACTCCTTCGCGATAGCGGTCTTCATCCAGCTTACCATGAAGGTCGGCGCCCAACCATTGGGACTCATGCACGACACGTACGTGCAGTACGTCTTGCTACCAACCTCTTGAAAGCGCCAGCCAAACATGACGGCGCCACGCACGCAGTCGTCCTTATCAGAGGTAATACCAGTCTTGCCGCGGTAGTCAATGCTCGTGCCGTAGATGTAGCAAGCCCGCTGCTCCAGAACATAACGCTTCTCCACCAGGAGAATAAAATCGCGGGCGGACACAGGAGGTGGGGCGCTGTACCGGTTATACTCCACGTGCCAGTCACGAACGCCCATACAACAGAGTTCCTCGAGGTGGTCGTTGTCGTTGCCCACGTACTGCGCCGGCAGCCGGGGGTTGCGGGCAATGACGTCGTACCGGCAAAGGTTATGCGAGTAGCGATTTCGCTCCTCGAGGTTTTGGGCGTGCATGAAGGTCAGCACTTTTGCTGGCGACACGTTGTCGAGCGTGAAGGTGGCGCGAGCAAAGTTGTAGGTGCCAACATGGGGGCGAGTAAAAAGGCGCATGTCGCCGTGGCGATCGGTGAAGTCAACTGGCTTGAACGCCTTGCGAGCCTTTGCGTCGGCGATGGTGCTATTCAGAAGCGGGAGGTCATCGCTCAGAAGATCCTGAACGGCCGCGTACGTATCGTTAAGCACGCGCTCTGTGGCGTCCGTATCCTCACTGTCTTCGATCACCTGTAGCGGGAAGGCGCACGGGTAGGGTGGCTGCTCAGAGCCAGCGGCGAGGCCAGTTTTGGACGCTGCCTTGTACGCGGCATCACCGATGGACGAAACAAATTTGAACATGGCTGCAGacggcagcggagagagagagggagacgagggGAGGGTCTAAAGCAATAAACGttgcagaggggggagaggagggagagagagagagagacaacggCTTGAAGAGCTAATTCGATTGAGCGAGCTAAAAAGTGTCCGCAGAGGTGCCTCAAGGAAACATGCAagccaagaagagagacgggcAGGCAAAAGAGACAGGCAAATActaagaaagagagcgcacgACAAGAACAgctaccgccaccgccgtcagatgcgcgcacacacacacacgcacagagagagtgtgtgtgggtaggcGATGAAgcggaagggaagaggaaaaaagatacaaacagaagaggaaaaTGCGTTCTGCACAAGAAAACGGGGAAACGGCGCAGAGAGCGGGAGAGTGCGTGTGgctctgtgcgtgttttcggagagaggagggtaGGAGGAGCGCAGCTGTGCTCCGGTGTACGATGCAGCCACTTTGTGTGTCTATCTCTGACAGCTTtatcgttttcttttcgtggTGCCGCTTTTAACCCCTTACCAGCCTTCCTCGTGTCCTTCTCGGTGGATAGATGGAGTGGATATCCCTgagtctgtgcgtgcgtgcgtgtctctggCAGACGCGGCGTTcgcaagaagaaaagggaaaacacaAGAGCAAATAAATTTGATGAGGCACAAGCGTGCCAAAGAAGTGGAGAGTGAGAGGCGCACGAAATATTCAGAAGTagaggagcacacacacacacaaaacaaaACCACTAGAAAGCACGACGGACAAAGAAGacggcagcactgccttTATAACCTCAGTAGATCAAGTCGACAGAAgtggtggggaagagagagggaggaaggtgGGGAGGCCTTCTATTAACTTTCCTTCGTTCGCA
This window contains:
- a CDS encoding hypothetical protein (TriTrypDB/GeneDB-style sysID: LpmP.20.0010), with translation MFKFVSSIGDAAYKAASKTGLAAGSEQPPYPCAFPLQVIEDSEDTDATERVLNDTYAAVQDLLSDDLPLLNSTIADAKARKAFKPVDFTDRHGDMRLFTRPHVGTYNFARATFTLDNVSPAKVLTFMHAQNLEERNRYSHNLCRYDVIARNPRLPAQYVGNDNDHLEELCCMGVRDWHVEYNRYSAPPPVSARDFILLVEKRYVLEQRACYIYGTSIDYRGKTGITSDKDDCVRGAVMFGWRFQEVGSKTYCTYVSCMSPNGWAPTFMVSWMKTAIAKEFQNARRLLYQDVPGPHAAGAPSKHAKDAPQTYNATLDSSWQNNITRKNLPPKSSGQPLGDAMGCEERRLLKHEEPVVFE